In one window of Accipiter gentilis chromosome 28, bAccGen1.1, whole genome shotgun sequence DNA:
- the FGFR1 gene encoding fibroblast growth factor receptor 1 isoform X1, whose protein sequence is MKGLAPSLEQERQRPGCPELRRTDSEGLTARRRPPPRPPGASPVSPWSGSCGAQSPSSSRSSGMFTWRCLILWAVLVTAALSAARPAPTLPDQVLPKAKIEVESYSAHPGDLLQLRCRLRDDVQSINWVRDGVQLAENNRTRITGEEVEVRDAVPEDSGLYACMTNSPSGSETTYFSVNVSDALPSAEDDDDEDDSSSEEKEADNTKPNQAIAPYWTYPEKMEKKLHAVPAAKTVKFKCPSSGTPNPTLRWLKNGKEFKPDHRIGGYKVRYATWSIIMDSVVPSDKGNYTCIVENKYGSINHTYQLDVVERSPHRPILQAGLPANKTVALGSNVEFVCKVYSDPQPHIQWLKHIEVNGSKIGPDNLPYVQILKHSGINSSDAEVLTLYNVTEAESGEYVCKVSNYIGEANQSAWLTVTRPLAKAIEDTPAMMTSPLYLEIIIYCTGAFLISCMVVTVIIYKMKSTTKKTDFNSQLAVHKLAKSIPLRRQVSADSSSSMNSGVMLVRPSRLSSSGTPMLAGVSEYELPEDPRWELPRDRLILGKPLGEGCFGQVVLAEAIGLDKDKPNRVTKVAVKMLKSDATEKDLSDLISEMEMMKMIGKHKNIINLLGACTQDGPLYVIVEYASKGNLREYLQARRPPGMEYCYNPTRVPEEQLSFKDLVSCAYQVARGMEYLASKKCIHRDLAARNVLVTEDNVMKIADFGLARDIHHIDYYKKTTNGRLPVKWMAPEALFDRIYTHQSDVWSFGVLLWEIFTLGGSPYPGVPVEELFKLLKEGHRMDKPSNCTNELYMMMRDCWHAVPSQRPTFKQLVEDLDRIVAMTSNQEYLDLSVPLDQYSPGFPDTRSSTCSSGEDSVFSHDPLPDEPCLPKFPPQHTNGGLKRH, encoded by the exons ATGAAAGGTCTCGCTCCCTCGCTGGAACAGGAGAGGCAGCGGCCAGGGTGTCCGGAGCTCCGACGGACCGA CTCGGAGGGGCTGACGGCCCGGCGGAGaccccccccgcgcccgcccggggCCAGCCCGGTGTCCCCATGGAGTGGGAGTTGCGGAGCCCAGTCGCCGAGCAGTAGCCGCAGCAGTGGGATGTTTACCTGGCGGTGCCTCATCCTTTGGGCTGTGCTGGTCACAGCCGCGCTCTCAGCTGCCAGGCCGGCCCCTACCCTGCCCGACCAAG TTCTGCCCAAAGCAAAAATCGAAGTGGAGTCCTACTCGGCCCACCCCGGTGACCTCCTCCAGCTGCGCTGCCGGCTGAGGGATGACGTCCAGAGCATCAACTGGGTGCGCGACGGCGTCCAGCTGGCCGAGAACAACCGGACGCGCATTaccggggaggaggtagaggtcAGGGACGCGGTGCCCGAGGACTCAGGGCTCTATGCCTGCATGACCAACAGCCCCTCGGGAAGCGAGACCACCTACTTCTCCGTGAACGTCTCAG ACGCGCTCCCGTCCGCGGAGGATGATGACGACGAAGATGATTCCTCTtcggaggagaaggaggcagatAACACCAAGCCGAACC agGCCATTGCTCCCTACTGGACCTATCCcgagaagatggagaagaagcTCCACGCCGTCCCCGCCGCCAAAACGGTGAAATTCAAGTGTCCGTCAAGTGGGACGCCCAACCCCACGCTGCGCTGGCTAAAGAACGGCAAGGAGTTCAAACCCGACCACCGCATCGGGGGGTACAAG GTCCGCTACGCAACCTGGAGCATCATCATGGATTCGGTGGTGCCGTCCGATAAGGGCAACTACACGTGCATCGTGGAGAACAAATACGGGAGCATCAACCACACCTACCAGCTGGATGTCGTGG AGCGGTCCCCGCACCGGCCCatcctgcaggcagggctgcctgctaACAAGACGGTAGCCCTGGGCAGCAACGTGGAGTTCGTCTGCAAAGTCTACAGCGATCCCCAGCCCCACATCCAGTGGCTGAAGCACATCGAGGTGAACGGCAGCAAGATCGGCCCCGACAACCTGCCCTACGTGCAGATCCTGAAG CACTCGGGGATTAATAGCTCTGATGCGGAGGTGCTGACCCTGTATAATGTGACAGAGGCGGAGAGCGGGGAGTATGTTTGTAAGGTTTCCAATTATATTGGCGAGGCCAACCAGTCTGCGTGGCTCACTGTCACCAGACCTCTGGCAAAAG CTATTGAAGACACCCCGGCCATGATGACGTCCCCCCTCTACCTGGAGATCATCATTTACTGCACCGGGGCCTTCCTCATCTCCTGCATGGTGGTGACCGTCATCATCTACAAGATGAAGAGCACCACCAAGAAGACGGACTTCAACAGCCAGCTGGCCGTGCACAAGCTGGCCAAGAGCATTCCTCTGCGCAGACAG GTGTCGGCCGACTCCAGCTCCTCCATGAACTCGGGCGTGATGCTGGTCCGGCCCTCACGGCTCTCCTCCAGCGGCACCCCCATGCTGGCTGGCGTCTCTGAGTACGAGCTCCCCGAGGATCCACGCTGGGAATTACCCCGGGACAG GCTGATTCTGGGCAAGCCCCTGGGAGAAGGCTGCTTCGGGCAGGTGGTGCTGGCAGAAGCCATCGGCCTCGACAAGGACAAGCCAAACCGGGTGACCAAGGTGGCGGTGAAGATGCTCAAGT CCGACGCCACGGAGAAGGACTTGTCCGACCTCATCTCTGAAatggagatgatgaagatgatcgGCAAGCACAAGAACATCATCAACCTGCTGGGAGCCTGCACGCAGGATG GACCCCTTTACGTGATCGTGGAGTACGCCAGCAAGGGCAACCTGCGGGAGTACCTGCAAGCCCGGCGGCCCCCCGGCATGGAGTACTGCTACAACCCTACCCGCGTCCCCGAGGAGCAGCTCTCCTTCAAGGACTTGGTCTCCTGCGCCTACCAGGTGGCCCGAGGCATGGAGTACCTGGCCTCCAAGAAG TGCATCCACAGGGACCTGGCGGCCAGGAACGTCCTGGTGACCGAGGACAACGTGATGAAGATCGCCGACTTCGGTCTGGCCCGTGACATCCACCACATAGATTACTACAAGAAGACGACAAAC GGTCGTCTGCCGGTGAAGTGGATGGCCCCAGAGGCTCTGTTCGACCGAATATACACTCACCAGAGCGACGT GTGGTCCTTCGGCGTGCTGCTGTGGGAGATCTTCACGCTGGGCGGCTCGCCCTACCCCGGCGTGCCGGTCGAGGAGCTCTTCAAGCTGCTGAAGGAAGGTCACAGGATGGACAAGCCCAGCAACTGCACCAACGAGCT GTACATGATGATGCGGGATTGCTGGCACGCCGTCCCCTCCCAGAGACCCACTTTCAAGCAGCTGGTGGAAGACCTGGATAGGATCGTGGCCATGACCTCCAACCAG GAGTACCTGGACCTCTCCGTGCCGCTGGATCAGTATTCTCCCGGCTTCCCGGACACCCGCAGCTCCACCTGCTCCTCGGGAGAGGACTCTGTTTTTTCTCACGACCCTCTTCCGGACGAGCCGTGTCTTCCCAAGTTCCCCCCTCAGCACACCAACGGTGGACTGAAGCGACACTGA
- the FGFR1 gene encoding fibroblast growth factor receptor 1 isoform X2 encodes MKGLAPSLEQERQRPGCPELRRTDSEGLTARRRPPPRPPGASPVSPWSGSCGAQSPSSSRSSGMFTWRCLILWAVLVTAALSAARPAPTLPDQVLPKAKIEVESYSAHPGDLLQLRCRLRDDVQSINWVRDGVQLAENNRTRITGEEVEVRDAVPEDSGLYACMTNSPSGSETTYFSVNVSDALPSAEDDDDEDDSSSEEKEADNTKPNQAIAPYWTYPEKMEKKLHAVPAAKTVKFKCPSSGTPNPTLRWLKNGKEFKPDHRIGGYKVRYATWSIIMDSVVPSDKGNYTCIVENKYGSINHTYQLDVVERSPHRPILQAGLPANKTVALGSNVEFVCKVYSDPQPHIQWLKHIEVNGSKIGPDNLPYVQILKTAGVNTTDKEMEVLHLRNVSFEDAGEYTCLAGNSIGISHHSAWLTVLEAIEDTPAMMTSPLYLEIIIYCTGAFLISCMVVTVIIYKMKSTTKKTDFNSQLAVHKLAKSIPLRRQVSADSSSSMNSGVMLVRPSRLSSSGTPMLAGVSEYELPEDPRWELPRDRLILGKPLGEGCFGQVVLAEAIGLDKDKPNRVTKVAVKMLKSDATEKDLSDLISEMEMMKMIGKHKNIINLLGACTQDGPLYVIVEYASKGNLREYLQARRPPGMEYCYNPTRVPEEQLSFKDLVSCAYQVARGMEYLASKKCIHRDLAARNVLVTEDNVMKIADFGLARDIHHIDYYKKTTNGRLPVKWMAPEALFDRIYTHQSDVWSFGVLLWEIFTLGGSPYPGVPVEELFKLLKEGHRMDKPSNCTNELYMMMRDCWHAVPSQRPTFKQLVEDLDRIVAMTSNQEYLDLSVPLDQYSPGFPDTRSSTCSSGEDSVFSHDPLPDEPCLPKFPPQHTNGGLKRH; translated from the exons ATGAAAGGTCTCGCTCCCTCGCTGGAACAGGAGAGGCAGCGGCCAGGGTGTCCGGAGCTCCGACGGACCGA CTCGGAGGGGCTGACGGCCCGGCGGAGaccccccccgcgcccgcccggggCCAGCCCGGTGTCCCCATGGAGTGGGAGTTGCGGAGCCCAGTCGCCGAGCAGTAGCCGCAGCAGTGGGATGTTTACCTGGCGGTGCCTCATCCTTTGGGCTGTGCTGGTCACAGCCGCGCTCTCAGCTGCCAGGCCGGCCCCTACCCTGCCCGACCAAG TTCTGCCCAAAGCAAAAATCGAAGTGGAGTCCTACTCGGCCCACCCCGGTGACCTCCTCCAGCTGCGCTGCCGGCTGAGGGATGACGTCCAGAGCATCAACTGGGTGCGCGACGGCGTCCAGCTGGCCGAGAACAACCGGACGCGCATTaccggggaggaggtagaggtcAGGGACGCGGTGCCCGAGGACTCAGGGCTCTATGCCTGCATGACCAACAGCCCCTCGGGAAGCGAGACCACCTACTTCTCCGTGAACGTCTCAG ACGCGCTCCCGTCCGCGGAGGATGATGACGACGAAGATGATTCCTCTtcggaggagaaggaggcagatAACACCAAGCCGAACC agGCCATTGCTCCCTACTGGACCTATCCcgagaagatggagaagaagcTCCACGCCGTCCCCGCCGCCAAAACGGTGAAATTCAAGTGTCCGTCAAGTGGGACGCCCAACCCCACGCTGCGCTGGCTAAAGAACGGCAAGGAGTTCAAACCCGACCACCGCATCGGGGGGTACAAG GTCCGCTACGCAACCTGGAGCATCATCATGGATTCGGTGGTGCCGTCCGATAAGGGCAACTACACGTGCATCGTGGAGAACAAATACGGGAGCATCAACCACACCTACCAGCTGGATGTCGTGG AGCGGTCCCCGCACCGGCCCatcctgcaggcagggctgcctgctaACAAGACGGTAGCCCTGGGCAGCAACGTGGAGTTCGTCTGCAAAGTCTACAGCGATCCCCAGCCCCACATCCAGTGGCTGAAGCACATCGAGGTGAACGGCAGCAAGATCGGCCCCGACAACCTGCCCTACGTGCAGATCCTGAAG ACGGCTGGCGTTAACACAACAGACAAAGAAATGGAAGTCCTTCACTTAAGGAATGTCTCATTTGAGGATGCTGGGGAGTATACATGTTTGGCGGGTAATTCTATTGGGATCTCCCATCACTCTGCATGGTTGACAGTTCTCGAAG CTATTGAAGACACCCCGGCCATGATGACGTCCCCCCTCTACCTGGAGATCATCATTTACTGCACCGGGGCCTTCCTCATCTCCTGCATGGTGGTGACCGTCATCATCTACAAGATGAAGAGCACCACCAAGAAGACGGACTTCAACAGCCAGCTGGCCGTGCACAAGCTGGCCAAGAGCATTCCTCTGCGCAGACAG GTGTCGGCCGACTCCAGCTCCTCCATGAACTCGGGCGTGATGCTGGTCCGGCCCTCACGGCTCTCCTCCAGCGGCACCCCCATGCTGGCTGGCGTCTCTGAGTACGAGCTCCCCGAGGATCCACGCTGGGAATTACCCCGGGACAG GCTGATTCTGGGCAAGCCCCTGGGAGAAGGCTGCTTCGGGCAGGTGGTGCTGGCAGAAGCCATCGGCCTCGACAAGGACAAGCCAAACCGGGTGACCAAGGTGGCGGTGAAGATGCTCAAGT CCGACGCCACGGAGAAGGACTTGTCCGACCTCATCTCTGAAatggagatgatgaagatgatcgGCAAGCACAAGAACATCATCAACCTGCTGGGAGCCTGCACGCAGGATG GACCCCTTTACGTGATCGTGGAGTACGCCAGCAAGGGCAACCTGCGGGAGTACCTGCAAGCCCGGCGGCCCCCCGGCATGGAGTACTGCTACAACCCTACCCGCGTCCCCGAGGAGCAGCTCTCCTTCAAGGACTTGGTCTCCTGCGCCTACCAGGTGGCCCGAGGCATGGAGTACCTGGCCTCCAAGAAG TGCATCCACAGGGACCTGGCGGCCAGGAACGTCCTGGTGACCGAGGACAACGTGATGAAGATCGCCGACTTCGGTCTGGCCCGTGACATCCACCACATAGATTACTACAAGAAGACGACAAAC GGTCGTCTGCCGGTGAAGTGGATGGCCCCAGAGGCTCTGTTCGACCGAATATACACTCACCAGAGCGACGT GTGGTCCTTCGGCGTGCTGCTGTGGGAGATCTTCACGCTGGGCGGCTCGCCCTACCCCGGCGTGCCGGTCGAGGAGCTCTTCAAGCTGCTGAAGGAAGGTCACAGGATGGACAAGCCCAGCAACTGCACCAACGAGCT GTACATGATGATGCGGGATTGCTGGCACGCCGTCCCCTCCCAGAGACCCACTTTCAAGCAGCTGGTGGAAGACCTGGATAGGATCGTGGCCATGACCTCCAACCAG GAGTACCTGGACCTCTCCGTGCCGCTGGATCAGTATTCTCCCGGCTTCCCGGACACCCGCAGCTCCACCTGCTCCTCGGGAGAGGACTCTGTTTTTTCTCACGACCCTCTTCCGGACGAGCCGTGTCTTCCCAAGTTCCCCCCTCAGCACACCAACGGTGGACTGAAGCGACACTGA
- the FGFR1 gene encoding fibroblast growth factor receptor 1 isoform X4 yields MKGLAPSLEQERQRPGCPELRRTDSEGLTARRRPPPRPPGASPVSPWSGSCGAQSPSSSRSSGMFTWRCLILWAVLVTAALSAARPAPTLPDQDALPSAEDDDDEDDSSSEEKEADNTKPNQAIAPYWTYPEKMEKKLHAVPAAKTVKFKCPSSGTPNPTLRWLKNGKEFKPDHRIGGYKVRYATWSIIMDSVVPSDKGNYTCIVENKYGSINHTYQLDVVERSPHRPILQAGLPANKTVALGSNVEFVCKVYSDPQPHIQWLKHIEVNGSKIGPDNLPYVQILKTAGVNTTDKEMEVLHLRNVSFEDAGEYTCLAGNSIGISHHSAWLTVLEAIEDTPAMMTSPLYLEIIIYCTGAFLISCMVVTVIIYKMKSTTKKTDFNSQLAVHKLAKSIPLRRQVSADSSSSMNSGVMLVRPSRLSSSGTPMLAGVSEYELPEDPRWELPRDRLILGKPLGEGCFGQVVLAEAIGLDKDKPNRVTKVAVKMLKSDATEKDLSDLISEMEMMKMIGKHKNIINLLGACTQDGPLYVIVEYASKGNLREYLQARRPPGMEYCYNPTRVPEEQLSFKDLVSCAYQVARGMEYLASKKCIHRDLAARNVLVTEDNVMKIADFGLARDIHHIDYYKKTTNGRLPVKWMAPEALFDRIYTHQSDVWSFGVLLWEIFTLGGSPYPGVPVEELFKLLKEGHRMDKPSNCTNELYMMMRDCWHAVPSQRPTFKQLVEDLDRIVAMTSNQEYLDLSVPLDQYSPGFPDTRSSTCSSGEDSVFSHDPLPDEPCLPKFPPQHTNGGLKRH; encoded by the exons ATGAAAGGTCTCGCTCCCTCGCTGGAACAGGAGAGGCAGCGGCCAGGGTGTCCGGAGCTCCGACGGACCGA CTCGGAGGGGCTGACGGCCCGGCGGAGaccccccccgcgcccgcccggggCCAGCCCGGTGTCCCCATGGAGTGGGAGTTGCGGAGCCCAGTCGCCGAGCAGTAGCCGCAGCAGTGGGATGTTTACCTGGCGGTGCCTCATCCTTTGGGCTGTGCTGGTCACAGCCGCGCTCTCAGCTGCCAGGCCGGCCCCTACCCTGCCCGACCAAG ACGCGCTCCCGTCCGCGGAGGATGATGACGACGAAGATGATTCCTCTtcggaggagaaggaggcagatAACACCAAGCCGAACC agGCCATTGCTCCCTACTGGACCTATCCcgagaagatggagaagaagcTCCACGCCGTCCCCGCCGCCAAAACGGTGAAATTCAAGTGTCCGTCAAGTGGGACGCCCAACCCCACGCTGCGCTGGCTAAAGAACGGCAAGGAGTTCAAACCCGACCACCGCATCGGGGGGTACAAG GTCCGCTACGCAACCTGGAGCATCATCATGGATTCGGTGGTGCCGTCCGATAAGGGCAACTACACGTGCATCGTGGAGAACAAATACGGGAGCATCAACCACACCTACCAGCTGGATGTCGTGG AGCGGTCCCCGCACCGGCCCatcctgcaggcagggctgcctgctaACAAGACGGTAGCCCTGGGCAGCAACGTGGAGTTCGTCTGCAAAGTCTACAGCGATCCCCAGCCCCACATCCAGTGGCTGAAGCACATCGAGGTGAACGGCAGCAAGATCGGCCCCGACAACCTGCCCTACGTGCAGATCCTGAAG ACGGCTGGCGTTAACACAACAGACAAAGAAATGGAAGTCCTTCACTTAAGGAATGTCTCATTTGAGGATGCTGGGGAGTATACATGTTTGGCGGGTAATTCTATTGGGATCTCCCATCACTCTGCATGGTTGACAGTTCTCGAAG CTATTGAAGACACCCCGGCCATGATGACGTCCCCCCTCTACCTGGAGATCATCATTTACTGCACCGGGGCCTTCCTCATCTCCTGCATGGTGGTGACCGTCATCATCTACAAGATGAAGAGCACCACCAAGAAGACGGACTTCAACAGCCAGCTGGCCGTGCACAAGCTGGCCAAGAGCATTCCTCTGCGCAGACAG GTGTCGGCCGACTCCAGCTCCTCCATGAACTCGGGCGTGATGCTGGTCCGGCCCTCACGGCTCTCCTCCAGCGGCACCCCCATGCTGGCTGGCGTCTCTGAGTACGAGCTCCCCGAGGATCCACGCTGGGAATTACCCCGGGACAG GCTGATTCTGGGCAAGCCCCTGGGAGAAGGCTGCTTCGGGCAGGTGGTGCTGGCAGAAGCCATCGGCCTCGACAAGGACAAGCCAAACCGGGTGACCAAGGTGGCGGTGAAGATGCTCAAGT CCGACGCCACGGAGAAGGACTTGTCCGACCTCATCTCTGAAatggagatgatgaagatgatcgGCAAGCACAAGAACATCATCAACCTGCTGGGAGCCTGCACGCAGGATG GACCCCTTTACGTGATCGTGGAGTACGCCAGCAAGGGCAACCTGCGGGAGTACCTGCAAGCCCGGCGGCCCCCCGGCATGGAGTACTGCTACAACCCTACCCGCGTCCCCGAGGAGCAGCTCTCCTTCAAGGACTTGGTCTCCTGCGCCTACCAGGTGGCCCGAGGCATGGAGTACCTGGCCTCCAAGAAG TGCATCCACAGGGACCTGGCGGCCAGGAACGTCCTGGTGACCGAGGACAACGTGATGAAGATCGCCGACTTCGGTCTGGCCCGTGACATCCACCACATAGATTACTACAAGAAGACGACAAAC GGTCGTCTGCCGGTGAAGTGGATGGCCCCAGAGGCTCTGTTCGACCGAATATACACTCACCAGAGCGACGT GTGGTCCTTCGGCGTGCTGCTGTGGGAGATCTTCACGCTGGGCGGCTCGCCCTACCCCGGCGTGCCGGTCGAGGAGCTCTTCAAGCTGCTGAAGGAAGGTCACAGGATGGACAAGCCCAGCAACTGCACCAACGAGCT GTACATGATGATGCGGGATTGCTGGCACGCCGTCCCCTCCCAGAGACCCACTTTCAAGCAGCTGGTGGAAGACCTGGATAGGATCGTGGCCATGACCTCCAACCAG GAGTACCTGGACCTCTCCGTGCCGCTGGATCAGTATTCTCCCGGCTTCCCGGACACCCGCAGCTCCACCTGCTCCTCGGGAGAGGACTCTGTTTTTTCTCACGACCCTCTTCCGGACGAGCCGTGTCTTCCCAAGTTCCCCCCTCAGCACACCAACGGTGGACTGAAGCGACACTGA
- the FGFR1 gene encoding fibroblast growth factor receptor 1 isoform X3 yields MFTWRCLILWAVLVTAALSAARPAPTLPDQVLPKAKIEVESYSAHPGDLLQLRCRLRDDVQSINWVRDGVQLAENNRTRITGEEVEVRDAVPEDSGLYACMTNSPSGSETTYFSVNVSDALPSAEDDDDEDDSSSEEKEADNTKPNQAIAPYWTYPEKMEKKLHAVPAAKTVKFKCPSSGTPNPTLRWLKNGKEFKPDHRIGGYKVRYATWSIIMDSVVPSDKGNYTCIVENKYGSINHTYQLDVVERSPHRPILQAGLPANKTVALGSNVEFVCKVYSDPQPHIQWLKHIEVNGSKIGPDNLPYVQILKHSGINSSDAEVLTLYNVTEAESGEYVCKVSNYIGEANQSAWLTVTRPLAKAIEDTPAMMTSPLYLEIIIYCTGAFLISCMVVTVIIYKMKSTTKKTDFNSQLAVHKLAKSIPLRRQVTVSADSSSSMNSGVMLVRPSRLSSSGTPMLAGVSEYELPEDPRWELPRDRLILGKPLGEGCFGQVVLAEAIGLDKDKPNRVTKVAVKMLKSDATEKDLSDLISEMEMMKMIGKHKNIINLLGACTQDGPLYVIVEYASKGNLREYLQARRPPGMEYCYNPTRVPEEQLSFKDLVSCAYQVARGMEYLASKKCIHRDLAARNVLVTEDNVMKIADFGLARDIHHIDYYKKTTNGRLPVKWMAPEALFDRIYTHQSDVWSFGVLLWEIFTLGGSPYPGVPVEELFKLLKEGHRMDKPSNCTNELYMMMRDCWHAVPSQRPTFKQLVEDLDRIVAMTSNQHPAREPATLPGTARPGRTWRAGLIYDSENSRSRDQRRFSAAVRAGERQRARSLAGAGILPARRLLPEMLWGWPRSSAVPAPMGFADQTPGTLEVGDAAYTLLSTDNRGSQIHQC; encoded by the exons ATGTTTACCTGGCGGTGCCTCATCCTTTGGGCTGTGCTGGTCACAGCCGCGCTCTCAGCTGCCAGGCCGGCCCCTACCCTGCCCGACCAAG TTCTGCCCAAAGCAAAAATCGAAGTGGAGTCCTACTCGGCCCACCCCGGTGACCTCCTCCAGCTGCGCTGCCGGCTGAGGGATGACGTCCAGAGCATCAACTGGGTGCGCGACGGCGTCCAGCTGGCCGAGAACAACCGGACGCGCATTaccggggaggaggtagaggtcAGGGACGCGGTGCCCGAGGACTCAGGGCTCTATGCCTGCATGACCAACAGCCCCTCGGGAAGCGAGACCACCTACTTCTCCGTGAACGTCTCAG ACGCGCTCCCGTCCGCGGAGGATGATGACGACGAAGATGATTCCTCTtcggaggagaaggaggcagatAACACCAAGCCGAACC agGCCATTGCTCCCTACTGGACCTATCCcgagaagatggagaagaagcTCCACGCCGTCCCCGCCGCCAAAACGGTGAAATTCAAGTGTCCGTCAAGTGGGACGCCCAACCCCACGCTGCGCTGGCTAAAGAACGGCAAGGAGTTCAAACCCGACCACCGCATCGGGGGGTACAAG GTCCGCTACGCAACCTGGAGCATCATCATGGATTCGGTGGTGCCGTCCGATAAGGGCAACTACACGTGCATCGTGGAGAACAAATACGGGAGCATCAACCACACCTACCAGCTGGATGTCGTGG AGCGGTCCCCGCACCGGCCCatcctgcaggcagggctgcctgctaACAAGACGGTAGCCCTGGGCAGCAACGTGGAGTTCGTCTGCAAAGTCTACAGCGATCCCCAGCCCCACATCCAGTGGCTGAAGCACATCGAGGTGAACGGCAGCAAGATCGGCCCCGACAACCTGCCCTACGTGCAGATCCTGAAG CACTCGGGGATTAATAGCTCTGATGCGGAGGTGCTGACCCTGTATAATGTGACAGAGGCGGAGAGCGGGGAGTATGTTTGTAAGGTTTCCAATTATATTGGCGAGGCCAACCAGTCTGCGTGGCTCACTGTCACCAGACCTCTGGCAAAAG CTATTGAAGACACCCCGGCCATGATGACGTCCCCCCTCTACCTGGAGATCATCATTTACTGCACCGGGGCCTTCCTCATCTCCTGCATGGTGGTGACCGTCATCATCTACAAGATGAAGAGCACCACCAAGAAGACGGACTTCAACAGCCAGCTGGCCGTGCACAAGCTGGCCAAGAGCATTCCTCTGCGCAGACAGGTAACA GTGTCGGCCGACTCCAGCTCCTCCATGAACTCGGGCGTGATGCTGGTCCGGCCCTCACGGCTCTCCTCCAGCGGCACCCCCATGCTGGCTGGCGTCTCTGAGTACGAGCTCCCCGAGGATCCACGCTGGGAATTACCCCGGGACAG GCTGATTCTGGGCAAGCCCCTGGGAGAAGGCTGCTTCGGGCAGGTGGTGCTGGCAGAAGCCATCGGCCTCGACAAGGACAAGCCAAACCGGGTGACCAAGGTGGCGGTGAAGATGCTCAAGT CCGACGCCACGGAGAAGGACTTGTCCGACCTCATCTCTGAAatggagatgatgaagatgatcgGCAAGCACAAGAACATCATCAACCTGCTGGGAGCCTGCACGCAGGATG GACCCCTTTACGTGATCGTGGAGTACGCCAGCAAGGGCAACCTGCGGGAGTACCTGCAAGCCCGGCGGCCCCCCGGCATGGAGTACTGCTACAACCCTACCCGCGTCCCCGAGGAGCAGCTCTCCTTCAAGGACTTGGTCTCCTGCGCCTACCAGGTGGCCCGAGGCATGGAGTACCTGGCCTCCAAGAAG TGCATCCACAGGGACCTGGCGGCCAGGAACGTCCTGGTGACCGAGGACAACGTGATGAAGATCGCCGACTTCGGTCTGGCCCGTGACATCCACCACATAGATTACTACAAGAAGACGACAAAC GGTCGTCTGCCGGTGAAGTGGATGGCCCCAGAGGCTCTGTTCGACCGAATATACACTCACCAGAGCGACGT GTGGTCCTTCGGCGTGCTGCTGTGGGAGATCTTCACGCTGGGCGGCTCGCCCTACCCCGGCGTGCCGGTCGAGGAGCTCTTCAAGCTGCTGAAGGAAGGTCACAGGATGGACAAGCCCAGCAACTGCACCAACGAGCT GTACATGATGATGCGGGATTGCTGGCACGCCGTCCCCTCCCAGAGACCCACTTTCAAGCAGCTGGTGGAAGACCTGGATAGGATCGTGGCCATGACCTCCAACCAG CACCCTGCCAGGGAGCCAGCCACCCTTCCCGGGACGGCacgtcctggcaggacctggagAGCCGGGCTTATCTACGACTCGGAGAACTCGCGAAGCCGAGACCAGCGCCGGTTTTCTGCAGCCGTGCGAGCCGGGGAGCGTCAGCGTGCCAGAAGCCTCGCCGGCGCGGGAATCCTGCCAGCACGGCGCTTGCTGCCCGAGATGCTCTGGGGCTGGCCCCGCAGCTCAGCAGTGCCAGCACCGATGGGCTTTGCTGACCAAACCCCTGGTACCTTGGAAGTCGGAGACGCAGCGTATACATTGCTCAGCACTGATAATAGAGGCAGCCAAATACACCAGTGCTAA